The genomic region AGTGGCCAGCTCCTTGGCGACGAACCGGGTCATCGGTGGCTCACCGGAGAGGCGCAGCACCCTCCAGAGGGCCTCGCAGACAACTCCTGCGCCGTAGGCAATGCCGGGAGAAACCCGGCGCATCACCGGTGGTAGTCCTGCCGCTGCGAGGATACGGTTCACCATATCCCAGAGCGGGACCGGCTCACCGTTGGAGATGAAGTAGGCCTTTCCCGCCGGCGTGCTTCCCGATTTCAGCCGGTCGGCCGCGTTCAGGTGAGCCTCCGCGGCATTTTCGACGTACACCGTGTCCACGAGGCAGGGGCGGTTGCCGATCCGTTTCAAGGCACCGGCGCGTGCCTTCGCCACGATGCGCGGCACCAGGTGGTTGTCGCCGGGGCCCCAGATCAGGTGGGGGCGGAGCGACACGGTCGCAAGCGTGGGACTATTCGCCGCGAGCACCGCCTGCTCGGCCAGGGCTTTGGTGTGGGGGTAGTGCGCCTCGAAATGCGCGGGATAGGGGAGCGACTCGTCCCCTCCCTCGACGTCGGAGCCGTCGAAAACCACGCTGGGGGAGCCGGTATAGACGAGCCTTTTGATGCCGAGCCTGCGGCAGGCTTCGATGACGTTTTCGGTGCCGGTGACGTTGGCGCGGTAGTACTCCTCGTATTCACCCCATATCCCGGCTTTCGCCGCGACGTGGAAAACGACGTCGCAGCCGCGGGCCGCCTCCACCACCGCTTCCAGGTCCGACAGGTCGCCGCGGCGCTGTTCCACGCCGAGCGCGGCCAATTCCTGGTACTCGCAGCGCGAGAAACTGATCGCCTGGTCTCCCCGGGCCAGCAGTTGGCGCACTATGGCGGAGCCCAGGAAACCTCCCCCGCCGGTCACGAGAGCTTTCATTTGAGCCTCGCAGCCGCCCAGACTGACAGCTTTTCACGGAAGATCTTGGCGTTGTGACGGATGTCCACCGGGAAAGCGGGGTGGAACAGGATGGTGTCGATCGACTTCGTGTGGATATGGTCCTGCGCCAGCGCAAGGAGTTCGACCCGCACCTGCTCGGGGTCAGCCTTGACGTCCTTTTCCAGCTCCACGCAGAGGACGGGCTTTACTTCGCCCGGCGCGCCCACCCCCACCAGCGCCGTGCGGAACACTGCCGGGTGCGTGTTGAAAACCGCCTCGCACGGGATGGTGTAAAACGGCCCCGATTCGGTCTCCACGCGGTGTGATTTGCGTCCGCAGAACCAGATCCTTCCTTCCTCGTCACGCCCGCCCAAGTCTCCCATACGGTGGAAAAAGGAGCCGGTCTCGGGGTCGGCGATCTTCGATAAGTGGTCAGATTCGGGGCGGTTGTAGTACCCCTTGGTGACTTGCTCTCCCTGCACTACGATCTCGCCGATCTTCCCGGTCGGCACCCTGAGCGATTCGTGCCAGCAGCAGATGGGGTCGTCGCTGATCTGGATGATCTCCAGCCGGATCCCCTCGACCGGTCTCCCCACGCAGACGCCGCCGCCGGCATCGGTGATCTTCCTGGTGGTCTCCAGGATTTCGGTGCTGCCGATGGAGCAGACGGGAAGCGCCTCTGTGGCGCCGTAGGGGGTGAAGACCTGCACCCCCGGGTTTAGCAGCGAGGTGAAACGCTCCAGTACCGCGGCCGAGACCGGAGCCCCGGCCGAGATGGCGCGCCTCAAGGTGGGGAGTTTCACCTGATGTTTCACGCCGTAGCGCCCGACCCGGTTGATGAGGGCAGGGGAGCCGAACATGGTGGTGACGCCGTATTTCTGGATGGCGCCGATGATCTTCCTCGGGTCCACCGAGCCGGGGCGGGTGAAGTCCATCTCCGGGATTACGGCGGTCATGCCGAGGGCGGGGGCGAAGAGGGCGAAGAGCGGGAAGGTGGGGAGGTCGATCTCGCCCGGCTCGATGCCGTACACCTGTTTCAGCGCCTGCACCTGTGCTGCGAAATTGCCGTGGCTGTAGACTGCCCCCTTCGGGACCCCGGTGCTGCCGCTGGTGAAGAGGATGGCGGCCACGTCCTCGGAGCTCGTCGGGGCGGGGACGAAGGGGGAGGCGTCGGTGTGCTCGTCGATGATCCTTTTGAGGGTGGTTCCTTCCCAGAAAAGGCGCGAGCCGACGGTGATGCAGGTCCTGATGGTCTCCTTGCCCCAGCCGAAGATGAGCCGCGCCAGATGCGCCTTGGGAATGCCGATGAAGGCGTGCGGCTGAGCCTCGGAGAAGCACTGCTTCAGGTTCTTGATCCCCAGCCCCGGGTCGATCAGCACCGGCACCGCGCCCACCTTGAAGAGTGCGAAGGTGAGGGCGAAAAACTCCGGGCTCGGCGTCACCATCAGCACGGTGCGCACCCCGCGGCAGATGCCGTTGGCGATTAGCCCCCGCGCGATCC from Citrifermentans bremense harbors:
- a CDS encoding NAD-dependent epimerase/dehydratase family protein; its protein translation is MKALVTGGGGFLGSAIVRQLLARGDQAISFSRCEYQELAALGVEQRRGDLSDLEAVVEAARGCDVVFHVAAKAGIWGEYEEYYRANVTGTENVIEACRRLGIKRLVYTGSPSVVFDGSDVEGGDESLPYPAHFEAHYPHTKALAEQAVLAANSPTLATVSLRPHLIWGPGDNHLVPRIVAKARAGALKRIGNRPCLVDTVYVENAAEAHLNAADRLKSGSTPAGKAYFISNGEPVPLWDMVNRILAAAGLPPVMRRVSPGIAYGAGVVCEALWRVLRLSGEPPMTRFVAKELATAHWFDISAARADLGYHPRVSIEEGLKLLQESLGQGR
- a CDS encoding fatty acid CoA ligase family protein, whose translation is MLESELVNIAAHLPEMAKRQPDTRAIIFPKQNRSLSFSELNTLSDRIARGLIANGICRGVRTVLMVTPSPEFFALTFALFKVGAVPVLIDPGLGIKNLKQCFSEAQPHAFIGIPKAHLARLIFGWGKETIRTCITVGSRLFWEGTTLKRIIDEHTDASPFVPAPTSSEDVAAILFTSGSTGVPKGAVYSHGNFAAQVQALKQVYGIEPGEIDLPTFPLFALFAPALGMTAVIPEMDFTRPGSVDPRKIIGAIQKYGVTTMFGSPALINRVGRYGVKHQVKLPTLRRAISAGAPVSAAVLERFTSLLNPGVQVFTPYGATEALPVCSIGSTEILETTRKITDAGGGVCVGRPVEGIRLEIIQISDDPICCWHESLRVPTGKIGEIVVQGEQVTKGYYNRPESDHLSKIADPETGSFFHRMGDLGGRDEEGRIWFCGRKSHRVETESGPFYTIPCEAVFNTHPAVFRTALVGVGAPGEVKPVLCVELEKDVKADPEQVRVELLALAQDHIHTKSIDTILFHPAFPVDIRHNAKIFREKLSVWAAARLK